In Planifilum fulgidum, the sequence AGCCTTTTCCTCTCTTCGAGAGGAGCAAGGCCATTTTTTTGATGTTTTGAGCCACGGCAATAAGGAGGCATTGCTCTCTGACTTTGGCAAGCCCCCTGTAGCGTGCATAACGAAGCCCATGAAGTTCTTTGGCGTCAGCGAAGCTGCGCTCAATGGTCTGACTCCGTCGTTTATACAGTTGTTTGCCCCTTTCACTTAAACGGTTTTGACGTGCCCAC encodes:
- a CDS encoding transposase, which codes for WARQNRLSERGKQLYKRRSQTIERSFADAKELHGLRYARYRGLAKVREQCLLIAVAQNIKKMALLLSKRGKGFVIRLIYQI